In Microbacterium binotii, one DNA window encodes the following:
- a CDS encoding TetR/AcrR family transcriptional regulator, translated as MPHSLSRPTPVTRLRRLPVQERSNERVEGLLRAAASVVDRVGSIELTPALVAEEAHTSVGTVYRYFPDARAVIVALGERNFQLLRRLIAMALAQPHPDGQSVFHALVRSLLTAYRTIPSFRAIRTAGWLLVDIPARDSPADLTILDDVVVALERQDAVALTPHARAALGRAFVVVDALVLAAFQRDAAGDPETLHLAVRLGMREAAAAFAQAVVAERLDAAPLAD; from the coding sequence ATGCCCCACAGTCTGAGCCGGCCGACGCCGGTCACCCGCCTGCGGCGGCTTCCCGTGCAGGAGCGCTCGAACGAGCGGGTGGAGGGACTGCTGCGCGCTGCCGCATCCGTCGTCGACCGGGTGGGATCGATCGAGCTCACGCCCGCCCTCGTCGCAGAGGAGGCGCACACCTCGGTCGGCACCGTCTACCGATACTTCCCGGATGCGAGAGCCGTCATCGTCGCGCTGGGTGAACGCAACTTCCAGCTGCTGCGCCGTCTCATCGCCATGGCCCTCGCGCAGCCGCACCCGGACGGGCAGAGCGTGTTCCACGCGCTGGTGCGGTCGCTTCTCACGGCGTACCGCACCATCCCGTCATTCCGAGCGATCCGCACCGCGGGATGGCTGCTCGTGGACATCCCGGCCCGTGATTCTCCCGCCGACCTCACGATCCTCGACGACGTCGTGGTTGCGCTCGAGCGCCAGGACGCCGTGGCGCTGACGCCGCATGCGCGCGCAGCGCTCGGGCGCGCGTTCGTGGTGGTCGACGCCCTCGTGCTGGCGGCGTTCCAGCGAGACGCGGCGGGCGACCCCGAGACGCTCCACCTGGCCGTGCGGCTCGGGATGCGGGAGGCGGCGGCCGCCTTCGCTCAGGCGGTCGTCGCGGAACGGCTGGATGCGGCTCCGCTCGCGGACTGA
- a CDS encoding glycosyltransferase, which produces MTTPSTPDVPEPAPDTERPLTIVIGCDTFAPDVNGAARFAERLAAGLASRGHDVHVVAPGLKYRTYPPATEVIEGVPVTVHRLPAVRWKPHDWLRFVWPWRSKHYARQVLDSVKPDVVHIQSHIVIGRGLAREARKRGIPVVATNHVMAENILDFTTLPPVLDKVFVKLAWDDASRTFHMARAVTTPTRRAADFLEATIDIRGVIPISCGIDASGYTADLSPRDENRILFVGRLTTEKHVDTLLQAVTKLDPALNATVEVVGGGDQRKSLDALVQQLGLADRVTFHGRVEEEELRRILTRATVFAMPSIAELQSIATMEAMASGLPVVAADALALPHLVHDGENGWLFRPQNADDLAEKLTRVLTASPEEYRAMQEASLKGVEIHDIARTLDTFEKLYRGQPVAP; this is translated from the coding sequence GTGACTACCCCCTCGACGCCCGATGTCCCCGAACCGGCGCCGGATACCGAACGCCCCCTCACGATCGTCATCGGCTGCGACACGTTCGCACCCGACGTGAACGGGGCCGCGCGTTTCGCCGAGCGGCTCGCCGCCGGTCTCGCGAGCCGTGGCCACGACGTGCACGTCGTCGCCCCCGGCCTGAAGTACCGCACGTACCCGCCGGCGACCGAGGTCATCGAGGGCGTGCCGGTCACGGTGCACCGCCTCCCCGCCGTGCGCTGGAAGCCGCACGACTGGCTCCGTTTCGTCTGGCCGTGGCGCTCGAAGCACTACGCGCGACAGGTGCTCGACAGCGTGAAGCCGGACGTCGTGCACATTCAGTCGCACATCGTCATCGGTCGCGGTCTCGCGCGCGAGGCGCGTAAGCGGGGCATCCCGGTCGTCGCCACCAACCACGTCATGGCCGAGAACATCCTCGACTTCACGACGCTGCCGCCCGTGCTCGACAAGGTCTTCGTCAAGCTCGCGTGGGACGACGCGTCGCGCACCTTCCACATGGCGCGCGCGGTCACGACCCCCACGCGCCGTGCGGCCGACTTCCTCGAGGCCACGATCGACATCCGCGGCGTGATCCCGATCAGTTGCGGCATCGACGCCTCCGGGTACACGGCCGATCTGTCGCCGCGCGACGAGAACCGCATCCTGTTCGTCGGGCGCCTCACCACCGAGAAGCACGTCGACACCCTGCTGCAGGCCGTGACCAAGCTCGACCCCGCGCTCAACGCCACCGTCGAGGTCGTCGGCGGGGGTGACCAGCGCAAGTCGCTGGACGCGCTCGTGCAGCAGCTGGGTCTCGCCGATCGTGTGACGTTCCACGGTCGTGTGGAAGAGGAGGAGCTGCGCCGCATCCTCACTCGCGCGACGGTGTTCGCGATGCCCTCGATCGCCGAGCTGCAGTCGATCGCGACGATGGAGGCGATGGCGTCGGGTCTTCCCGTCGTGGCCGCCGACGCGCTTGCCCTCCCGCACCTCGTGCACGACGGCGAGAACGGCTGGCTGTTCCGGCCGCAGAACGCCGACGATCTCGCCGAGAAGCTCACGCGGGTGCTCACCGCATCCCCCGAGGAGTATCGCGCGATGCAGGAGGCGTCCCTGAAGGGGGTCGAGATCCACGACATCGCGCGCACCCTCGACACCTTCGAGAAGCTCTACCGGGGCCAGCCGGTCGCGCCGTGA
- a CDS encoding small multidrug efflux protein — MHDLIAGFQNLIAAVPELVQPLIVALAGAVPFVEGEGATVIGIVGGIHPIVAAVAAAVGNFVCVAIVVLLGAGVRSAVTSGRVATAGGQVPETSPRREKFQRAFVRYGVPGVSLLGPLLLPTQLTSAMLAGAGVAKGRILVWQAIAITMWTAIATLIVTGVWAFAGIL, encoded by the coding sequence ATGCACGATCTCATCGCAGGATTCCAGAACCTCATCGCCGCCGTCCCCGAGCTGGTGCAGCCGCTGATCGTCGCACTCGCGGGCGCCGTCCCGTTCGTCGAGGGCGAGGGCGCGACCGTCATCGGCATCGTCGGCGGAATCCACCCGATCGTCGCGGCCGTGGCCGCCGCCGTCGGCAACTTCGTCTGCGTGGCGATCGTGGTGCTCCTGGGGGCGGGCGTCCGCTCCGCCGTGACCTCCGGGCGCGTCGCCACCGCCGGCGGTCAGGTTCCCGAGACCTCGCCGCGCCGCGAGAAGTTCCAGCGCGCCTTCGTGCGCTACGGAGTGCCGGGCGTGAGCCTGCTCGGACCGCTGCTGCTTCCGACGCAGCTCACCTCCGCGATGCTCGCAGGGGCCGGCGTCGCCAAGGGACGGATCCTGGTGTGGCAGGCCATCGCCATCACGATGTGGACCGCCATCGCGACGCTCATCGTCACCGGAGTCTGGGCCTTCGCCGGCATCCTCTGA
- a CDS encoding DUF4870 domain-containing protein, with translation MTSTPQPTAETGSTSHTPAVLTHLGGILFSFIPSLIVFLVQRGTGSNLYEQAKEALNLQITVFLGMVAAGILAFIINVPVGGLVWIVGVIFAVIGARAAAKGELYRNRSILRLIN, from the coding sequence ATGACCTCCACGCCCCAGCCCACCGCTGAGACCGGCTCCACTTCGCACACCCCGGCCGTGCTGACGCACCTGGGCGGCATCCTGTTCTCGTTCATCCCCAGCCTCATCGTCTTCCTCGTCCAGCGCGGGACCGGCTCGAACCTCTACGAGCAGGCCAAAGAGGCGCTCAACCTGCAGATCACGGTCTTCCTCGGGATGGTCGCGGCCGGCATCCTGGCGTTCATCATCAACGTGCCCGTGGGCGGGCTCGTGTGGATCGTCGGCGTCATCTTCGCGGTCATCGGCGCACGCGCCGCCGCCAAGGGCGAGCTGTACCGCAACCGCAGCATCCTGCGCCTGATCAACTGA
- a CDS encoding helix-turn-helix domain-containing protein has product MRTVAVVVQHGFTPFEFGLACEAFGLDRTDDGIPMFDFRVCAIEPGAIMSNLGFSINVEHDLSFADEADLVVVTPVPRDTWGTIDARLADVLRRAERRNAWLLSVCSGSFVLAASGVLDGRRATTHWKYTDRMSELFPSLDIDPDVLYVQDGKVITSAGTAAGLDACLHLLRQELGAEMTNTIARRMVVAPQREGGQAQFISRPLAQTASLSLAPVTEWMVQNLRQDLTVEQLAAKAHMSPRTFARRFKADLGATPASWLARQRVLHAQRLLEQTDYGLDRIAAECGFGSAAVLRQNFTRVLATTPTAYRSRFACPVDEVVAAVA; this is encoded by the coding sequence ATGAGAACCGTCGCCGTCGTCGTCCAGCACGGGTTCACCCCGTTCGAATTCGGACTCGCATGCGAGGCGTTCGGCCTCGATCGCACCGACGACGGCATCCCGATGTTCGACTTCCGCGTCTGCGCCATCGAACCGGGCGCGATCATGTCCAACCTCGGCTTCTCGATCAACGTCGAGCATGATCTGTCGTTCGCGGACGAGGCCGATCTGGTAGTCGTCACTCCCGTGCCCCGCGACACCTGGGGCACGATCGACGCGCGGCTCGCAGACGTGCTGCGCCGGGCGGAGCGCCGCAACGCCTGGCTGCTGAGCGTGTGCAGCGGGTCGTTCGTGCTCGCCGCATCCGGTGTTCTCGACGGACGCCGCGCGACGACGCACTGGAAGTACACCGACCGGATGTCCGAGCTGTTCCCGAGCCTCGACATCGACCCGGACGTGCTCTACGTGCAGGACGGGAAGGTCATCACGAGCGCGGGGACGGCGGCAGGACTGGACGCGTGCCTGCACCTGCTTCGACAGGAGCTCGGCGCAGAGATGACCAACACGATCGCGCGCCGCATGGTCGTGGCGCCGCAGCGCGAGGGCGGGCAGGCGCAGTTCATCTCGCGACCTCTCGCGCAGACGGCGTCGCTCTCGCTCGCCCCGGTGACGGAGTGGATGGTGCAGAATCTGCGCCAGGATCTGACGGTCGAGCAGCTCGCGGCGAAGGCGCACATGTCACCTCGCACCTTCGCGCGGCGTTTCAAAGCCGACCTGGGTGCCACGCCGGCATCCTGGCTGGCCCGCCAGCGGGTGCTGCACGCGCAGCGCCTGCTCGAGCAGACCGACTACGGGCTCGACCGCATCGCCGCCGAGTGCGGGTTCGGGTCCGCGGCCGTGCTGCGGCAGAACTTCACGCGCGTGCTGGCGACGACGCCGACCGCCTATCGCTCCCGGTTCGCGTGCCCGGTCGATGAGGTGGTCGCCGCCGTCGCATGA
- a CDS encoding ECF transporter S component yields MPLTTRVLLSCAAIGAAAAVLLTVANLTAKLLIPVFPPSAYILAGLWAAPATLALALLRRPGVGVLTGLVAGLAMTPFSPQGAYVILATLWWGAACELPFLVTRYRRWTLVLHVCGGIVAGAASVAVSYATGVITPMPLAAQLLTIALSVVAPTVAALGGVALAGRLRRSGVGDQSASGAASSRSATTA; encoded by the coding sequence ATGCCCCTGACGACCCGCGTGCTCCTCAGCTGCGCCGCGATCGGCGCTGCCGCCGCCGTGCTCCTGACGGTCGCGAACCTCACCGCGAAGCTCCTGATCCCGGTGTTCCCGCCGTCGGCGTACATCCTCGCCGGACTTTGGGCCGCGCCCGCGACACTCGCGCTGGCGCTGCTTCGCCGCCCGGGCGTCGGGGTTCTCACGGGTCTCGTCGCGGGACTGGCGATGACGCCCTTCAGTCCCCAGGGCGCCTACGTCATCCTCGCGACCCTCTGGTGGGGCGCCGCCTGCGAGCTGCCGTTCCTCGTCACGCGATACCGCCGGTGGACGCTCGTGCTGCATGTGTGCGGTGGCATCGTCGCCGGAGCCGCGAGCGTCGCGGTGTCGTACGCGACGGGCGTGATCACGCCCATGCCGCTCGCCGCACAGCTGCTCACGATCGCGCTGTCCGTCGTTGCGCCGACCGTCGCCGCCCTCGGCGGCGTGGCCCTCGCGGGGCGGCTGCGGCGAAGCGGCGTCGGCGATCAGTCCGCGAGCGGAGCCGCATCCAGCCGTTCCGCGACGACCGCCTGA
- a CDS encoding sensor histidine kinase: MSASSPPAAAEPAVGRGVRATWWYTFSSAVFFAVGTLTVWAIPTWVTASAAELVVFVAASVAWLVAFVMTGLDYFRADAAGSRRWVRFAAFALGAAAAIAVGLVTGSITLALALVGALVCTLPWPRGVRARVTGLVTVVLAAVAVIEYLRAVDGEATLVYGPIFVLFMFPVALPITVVSMLWWWDIVRELDRARLTEAKLAATQERLRLASDVHDLQGHHLQVVALQLELAERLSADPPAALEHIRAARREVDEARVGTRALAARFRGVPLPDELANAADLLRAAGLEVELAVSPDAAGAPSDTLGPVVRESTTNILKHGGGRFARLSLERDAGGWRYRAENDRGDTAAGQGTGIDGMAARLAEAQGALLTESDGDVFVLDAHVPTGVGA, from the coding sequence GTGAGCGCTTCATCACCTCCGGCCGCTGCCGAGCCCGCCGTCGGTCGCGGCGTGCGCGCGACGTGGTGGTACACGTTCTCGTCCGCTGTGTTCTTCGCCGTCGGCACCCTGACGGTGTGGGCCATTCCGACGTGGGTCACCGCGTCCGCCGCGGAGCTGGTCGTGTTCGTGGCCGCATCCGTCGCGTGGCTCGTGGCGTTCGTCATGACGGGTCTGGACTACTTCCGGGCGGATGCGGCGGGAAGCCGCCGCTGGGTGCGCTTCGCCGCGTTCGCTCTCGGTGCTGCGGCTGCCATCGCGGTCGGGCTCGTGACCGGGAGCATCACGCTGGCGCTGGCCCTGGTGGGAGCGCTCGTGTGCACCCTGCCGTGGCCGAGGGGCGTGCGGGCCCGGGTCACGGGGCTCGTCACCGTCGTGCTGGCCGCCGTCGCGGTGATCGAGTACCTCCGCGCCGTCGACGGCGAGGCGACCCTCGTCTACGGCCCGATCTTCGTGCTCTTCATGTTCCCCGTGGCGTTGCCGATCACCGTCGTCAGCATGCTCTGGTGGTGGGACATCGTGCGCGAGCTCGACCGCGCCCGCCTCACCGAGGCGAAGCTCGCCGCGACCCAGGAACGGCTGCGCCTGGCGAGCGACGTGCACGACCTGCAGGGCCACCATCTGCAGGTCGTCGCGCTGCAGCTCGAGCTCGCCGAACGCCTGAGCGCCGACCCGCCCGCCGCCCTCGAGCACATCCGTGCCGCGCGCCGCGAGGTGGACGAGGCGCGCGTGGGCACGAGGGCGCTCGCCGCGCGCTTCCGCGGCGTTCCGCTCCCGGATGAGCTGGCCAACGCCGCAGACCTCCTGCGCGCGGCGGGTCTCGAGGTCGAGCTCGCCGTGAGCCCGGATGCGGCGGGCGCGCCGAGCGACACGCTCGGCCCTGTCGTGCGCGAGAGCACGACCAACATCCTCAAGCACGGCGGCGGACGCTTCGCGCGGCTCTCGTTGGAGCGTGACGCGGGCGGCTGGCGGTACCGGGCCGAGAACGATCGCGGCGACACGGCCGCCGGCCAGGGTACGGGGATCGACGGCATGGCGGCTCGTCTCGCCGAGGCGCAGGGAGCGCTCTTGACCGAGTCCGACGGTGACGTGTTCGTCCTGGACGCGCACGTGCCGACGGGGGTCGGAGCATGA
- a CDS encoding ATP-dependent Clp protease ATP-binding subunit has translation MNATQQPGQEESQSALEQFGINLTERARQGKLDPVIGRDSEIRRVSQVLTRRTKNNPVLIGEPGVGKTAVVEGLAQRIVAGDVAESLKNKELVSLDISALVAGAMYRGQFEERLKSVLKEITESDGRIITFIDELHVLMGAGGGEGSVAASNMLKPMLARGELRLIGATTLDEYREFIEKDAALERRFQQVYVGEPTVEDTVAILRGLKERYEAHHKVAIADGALVAAAALSNRYIPSRQLPDKAIDLIDEAASRLRMEIDSAPLEIDELRRHVDRLKLEELALKKEKDAASKERLEKLREDLRVEQERLGELQARWEHERASLNRVGELKTRLDAARIDAERAQREGNLERASRLLYAEIPALERELGVAEQAESTGDRMVNDQVTDEDIASVIAAWTGIPVGRLLQGESEKLVHLEAELGKRLIGQKEAVKAVSDAVRRSRAGISDPNRPTGSFLFLGPTGVGKTELAKALAEFLFDDEHAMVRIDMSEYGEKHSVSRLVGAPPGYIGYEQGGQLTEAVRRRPYSVVLLDEVEKAHPEVFDVLLQVMDDGRLTDGQGRTVDFRNVILILTSNLGSPILIDPMLTIEQKREQVQVLLRQAFRPEFLNRLDDIVMFQALSQDDLAQIVELSVDALQRRLKDRRLTLAVTPDARAWLAERGYDPVFGARPLRRLIQSEIQDRLAMAILSGGVHDGDVVRVDVAADGSQLVLTSAGSAVSESASDDDDVIEAELLDD, from the coding sequence ATGAACGCCACACAACAGCCCGGGCAGGAGGAGTCGCAAAGCGCCCTCGAGCAGTTCGGCATCAACCTCACCGAACGCGCTCGCCAGGGCAAGCTCGACCCCGTCATCGGACGCGACAGCGAGATCCGGCGCGTCAGCCAGGTGCTGACCCGCCGCACCAAGAACAACCCCGTCCTCATCGGCGAGCCCGGCGTCGGAAAGACCGCCGTGGTCGAGGGCCTCGCGCAGCGCATCGTCGCCGGTGACGTCGCCGAGAGCCTCAAGAACAAGGAGCTCGTCTCCCTCGACATCTCCGCGCTGGTGGCAGGCGCCATGTACCGCGGCCAGTTCGAGGAGCGCCTCAAGAGCGTCCTCAAGGAGATCACCGAGTCCGACGGGCGCATCATCACGTTCATCGACGAGCTCCACGTGCTCATGGGTGCGGGCGGCGGCGAGGGCTCCGTGGCCGCATCCAACATGCTCAAGCCGATGCTCGCGCGCGGTGAGCTGCGGCTGATCGGTGCGACGACCCTCGACGAGTACCGCGAGTTCATCGAGAAGGATGCGGCCCTCGAGCGCCGTTTCCAGCAGGTTTACGTGGGCGAGCCCACGGTCGAGGACACCGTCGCCATCCTTCGCGGGCTGAAGGAGCGCTACGAGGCCCACCACAAGGTGGCCATCGCGGACGGCGCGCTGGTCGCGGCCGCCGCGTTGTCGAACCGCTACATCCCGTCGCGGCAGCTGCCTGACAAGGCGATCGACCTGATCGACGAGGCCGCGTCGCGTCTGCGCATGGAGATCGACTCCGCGCCGCTGGAGATCGATGAGCTGCGTCGCCACGTCGACCGACTGAAGCTCGAGGAGCTCGCGCTCAAGAAGGAGAAGGACGCGGCCTCGAAGGAGCGCCTCGAGAAACTCCGCGAGGACCTCCGCGTCGAGCAGGAGCGCCTCGGTGAACTGCAGGCGCGGTGGGAGCACGAGCGCGCCTCGCTCAACCGCGTCGGTGAACTCAAGACCCGACTGGATGCGGCGCGCATCGATGCCGAACGCGCGCAGCGCGAGGGCAACCTCGAGCGCGCGTCGCGGCTGCTGTACGCCGAGATCCCCGCGCTGGAGCGCGAGCTCGGGGTGGCCGAACAGGCGGAGTCGACCGGCGACCGGATGGTGAACGACCAGGTCACCGACGAGGACATCGCCTCGGTGATCGCGGCGTGGACCGGCATCCCGGTGGGGCGTCTGCTGCAGGGCGAGAGCGAGAAGCTCGTGCATCTGGAGGCCGAGCTCGGCAAGCGTCTGATCGGTCAGAAGGAGGCCGTGAAGGCGGTCTCGGATGCGGTGCGCCGCTCGCGTGCGGGCATCAGCGACCCGAACCGTCCCACGGGCTCGTTCCTGTTCCTGGGGCCCACCGGCGTCGGCAAGACCGAGCTCGCGAAGGCCCTCGCTGAGTTCCTCTTCGACGACGAGCACGCCATGGTGCGCATCGACATGTCGGAGTACGGCGAGAAGCACTCCGTCTCGCGCCTGGTCGGCGCTCCTCCCGGCTACATCGGCTACGAGCAGGGCGGTCAGCTGACCGAGGCCGTGCGTCGCCGTCCCTACTCCGTCGTGCTGCTCGACGAGGTCGAGAAGGCGCATCCGGAGGTCTTCGACGTGCTGCTGCAGGTCATGGACGACGGGCGTCTCACCGACGGCCAGGGGCGCACCGTCGACTTCCGCAACGTCATCCTGATCCTCACCTCGAACCTCGGCTCACCGATCCTGATCGATCCGATGCTGACGATCGAGCAGAAGCGCGAGCAGGTGCAGGTGCTGCTGCGGCAGGCCTTCCGTCCCGAGTTCCTCAACCGCCTCGACGACATCGTGATGTTCCAGGCGCTGAGCCAGGACGACCTCGCGCAGATCGTGGAGCTGTCGGTGGATGCGCTGCAGCGCCGGCTGAAGGACCGTCGACTCACGCTCGCGGTCACCCCGGACGCCCGCGCGTGGCTCGCCGAGCGCGGCTACGACCCGGTGTTCGGCGCCCGGCCGCTGCGCCGGCTCATCCAGTCCGAGATCCAGGACCGCCTGGCGATGGCGATCCTCTCGGGCGGCGTGCACGACGGCGACGTCGTGCGGGTGGACGTCGCCGCCGACGGTTCGCAGCTCGTACTGACGAGCGCGGGCTCGGCCGTATCCGAGTCCGCCTCGGACGATGACGACGTCATCGAGGCCGAGCTGCTCGACGACTGA
- a CDS encoding glycosyltransferase family 4 protein, which yields MRLFFDARYIRTDFHDGISRYSAELAAAVAAAAADAGVEVTFLVHDARQIPLLPDAAQTLAIHAPTSWREPFTARLLNRFAPDVVFSPMQTIGTGGRRFRVILTLHDTIYYRHRTPPKDLPAPVRLGWRLFHFSYLPQRLTLNAADVVATVSETSKRQFAAVRLTSRPVVVIPNAPQRLADRLDGAAVDASGPVRNVVYMGSFMPYKNVANLVRAMASLPGRTLHLLSRISAERRAELEAITPDGADIVFHNGVSDEDYARLLADRAVLATTSLDEGYGLPIAEALELGVPAVVTDLEIFREVAGDGALYVDPHDPRTFAAAVAELDDPDVRAATIAAGREHVARFSWGRSARILLDTVRAMTPHPRAARD from the coding sequence CTGCGGCTGTTCTTCGACGCGCGGTACATCCGCACGGACTTCCACGACGGCATCAGCCGCTACTCCGCGGAGCTCGCGGCAGCGGTGGCGGCTGCCGCGGCGGATGCGGGCGTCGAGGTCACGTTCCTCGTGCACGACGCGCGCCAGATCCCGCTGCTCCCGGACGCGGCGCAGACGCTGGCGATCCATGCGCCGACCTCGTGGCGTGAGCCCTTCACCGCACGGCTGCTCAACCGCTTCGCGCCGGATGTCGTCTTCTCCCCGATGCAGACCATCGGTACCGGTGGACGTCGATTCCGTGTCATCCTCACGCTGCACGACACGATCTACTACCGCCACCGCACGCCGCCGAAGGACCTGCCCGCCCCCGTGCGGCTCGGGTGGCGCCTGTTCCACTTCAGCTACCTTCCGCAGCGCCTGACGCTCAACGCGGCGGATGTGGTCGCCACGGTCAGTGAGACGAGCAAGCGGCAGTTCGCGGCCGTGAGACTCACGTCGCGCCCCGTGGTCGTGATCCCGAACGCGCCGCAGCGCCTCGCCGACCGTCTCGACGGTGCCGCGGTCGACGCGAGCGGGCCCGTGCGCAATGTCGTCTACATGGGCTCGTTCATGCCGTACAAGAACGTGGCGAACCTCGTGCGCGCTATGGCATCGCTTCCCGGCCGCACTCTGCACCTGCTCAGCCGGATCTCTGCCGAGCGCCGCGCCGAGCTCGAGGCGATCACGCCCGACGGCGCCGACATCGTGTTCCACAACGGCGTGAGCGACGAGGATTACGCGCGCCTCCTCGCGGACCGGGCGGTGCTCGCGACCACCAGCCTCGACGAGGGCTACGGCCTGCCCATCGCCGAGGCGCTGGAGCTGGGTGTTCCCGCCGTCGTCACCGACCTCGAGATCTTCCGCGAGGTGGCCGGAGACGGCGCCCTGTACGTCGATCCGCACGACCCGCGGACGTTCGCCGCGGCCGTCGCCGAGCTGGACGATCCCGATGTGCGCGCCGCGACCATCGCCGCCGGACGGGAGCACGTGGCGCGGTTCTCCTGGGGGCGCTCGGCCCGCATCCTGCTCGACACCGTGCGCGCGATGACCCCGCACCCCCGCGCCGCGCGCGACTGA